Proteins from a genomic interval of Aquabacterium sp. J223:
- a CDS encoding GMC family oxidoreductase: MHDRSTDDTATTFDWVVVGGGTAGCLLANRLSRDPWRRVLLVEAGDRDRHPWIHVPVGYLYCIGNPKVDWCFSTEAEPGLNGRRLRYPRGRTLGGCSSINGMIYMRGQARDYDGWAAITGDDAWRWSNCLPDFRAHEGHHRLDDHPAARRALAAAERAEAFAEHHFNGGEWRIEKQRLRWEILDAFAAAAVQAGIPVSDDFNQGDNEGVGYFEVNQKGGWRWNTAKAFLRPVLKRPNLTVWTNAHARRLLVEREADGRLRCTGVSLLHEGRRVVVRAAREVVLSAGAIGSPQLLQLSGIGPGGLLQRHAIEVVRDLPGVGANLQDHLQIRAVFKVQGAKTLNTLAARWWGRAAIGLEYALLRRGPMSMAPSQLGAFTRSDPSRPHPNLQFHVQPLSLDAFGEPLHPFPAFTASVCNLNPTSRGTVLIRSRTAGEAPAIAPGYLATEEDRRVAADSLRVARRIAAQPALARFAPQEWKPGVQYRSDDDLARLAGDIATTIFHPVGTAAMGRDGDPMAVLDSRLRVRGVHGLRVVDASAMPTITSGNTNAPTLMIAEKAARWIVADGG; this comes from the coding sequence ATGCACGACCGCAGCACCGATGACACCGCGACCACCTTCGACTGGGTCGTCGTCGGCGGCGGCACCGCCGGCTGCCTGCTGGCCAACCGGCTGAGCCGCGACCCGTGGCGCCGGGTGCTGCTGGTGGAGGCCGGCGACCGCGACCGCCACCCGTGGATCCACGTGCCGGTGGGCTACCTCTACTGCATCGGCAACCCGAAGGTGGACTGGTGCTTCAGCACCGAGGCCGAGCCCGGCCTCAACGGCCGTCGGCTGCGCTACCCGCGCGGCCGCACGCTCGGCGGCTGCTCCAGCATCAACGGCATGATCTACATGCGCGGCCAGGCGCGCGACTACGACGGCTGGGCCGCGATCACCGGCGACGACGCCTGGCGCTGGTCGAACTGCCTGCCCGACTTCCGCGCCCACGAGGGCCACCACCGGCTCGACGACCACCCCGCGGCACGCCGGGCGCTGGCCGCCGCCGAGCGGGCCGAGGCCTTCGCCGAGCACCACTTCAACGGCGGCGAGTGGCGCATCGAGAAGCAGCGCCTGCGCTGGGAGATCCTCGACGCCTTCGCCGCCGCGGCGGTGCAGGCCGGCATCCCGGTCAGCGACGACTTCAACCAGGGCGACAACGAGGGCGTCGGCTACTTCGAGGTCAACCAGAAGGGCGGCTGGCGGTGGAACACGGCGAAGGCCTTCCTGCGGCCGGTGCTGAAGCGGCCCAACCTCACGGTGTGGACGAACGCCCATGCCCGCCGCCTGCTCGTCGAGCGCGAGGCCGACGGCCGGCTGCGCTGCACCGGGGTGTCGCTGCTGCACGAGGGCCGGCGGGTCGTCGTGCGGGCGGCGCGCGAGGTGGTGCTCAGTGCCGGGGCGATCGGCTCGCCGCAGCTGCTGCAGCTGTCGGGCATCGGCCCGGGCGGCCTGCTGCAGCGGCACGCCATCGAGGTGGTGCGCGACCTGCCGGGCGTCGGCGCCAACCTGCAGGACCACCTGCAGATCCGGGCGGTGTTCAAGGTGCAGGGCGCGAAGACGCTGAACACGCTGGCGGCCCGCTGGTGGGGCCGGGCGGCGATCGGGCTGGAGTACGCGCTGCTGCGCCGCGGGCCGATGAGCATGGCGCCGTCGCAGCTCGGCGCCTTCACCCGCAGCGACCCGTCGCGGCCGCACCCCAACCTGCAGTTCCACGTGCAGCCGCTGAGCCTGGACGCCTTCGGCGAGCCGCTGCACCCGTTCCCCGCCTTCACGGCGAGCGTGTGCAACCTCAACCCCACCAGCCGCGGCACGGTGCTCATCCGCAGCCGCACCGCCGGCGAAGCGCCGGCGATCGCGCCGGGCTACCTGGCCACCGAGGAGGACCGCCGCGTCGCCGCCGATTCGCTGCGCGTGGCGCGGCGCATCGCGGCGCAGCCGGCGCTGGCCCGCTTCGCACCTCAGGAGTGGAAGCCCGGCGTGCAGTACCGGTCGGACGACGACCTGGCACGGCTGGCCGGCGACATCGCCACCACCATCTTCCATCCGGTGGGCACCGCCGCGATGGGCCGCGACGGCGATCCGATGGCGGTGCTCGATTCGCGCCTGCGCGTGCGCGGCGTGCACGGCCTGCGGGTGGTCGACGCCAGCGCCATGCCCACCATCACCAGCGGCAACACCAACGCGCCGACGCTGATGATCGCGGAGAAGGCGGCGCGCTGGATCGTGGCCGACGGGGGCTGA
- a CDS encoding tannase/feruloyl esterase family alpha/beta hydrolase, whose product METRRTGRAAQAAALALPLVLAACGGGGDDAGTATATQACERMAAQALPATRITQATLVEAETTRPAGVTSGPFLPQHCIVQGLVNERTGVDGKSYAIGFQLRLPTDWNGRFFYQGGGGNDGVVAPAMGNNTGATGAQDNALLRGFAVVTTDAGHQGANPLFGLDPLARIDHAYNAYDVTTRTAKALINARYGRAPDRSYFIGCSGGGNQGLTLAQRFPQHFDGIIATAPAMSVAKGASISVAWMTQQFHAIAPKDANNLPIVSQAFSNADLTLVADTIKAQCDAQDGLADGLVSHPAACSFDPAVLQCAGAKTATCLSAPQVTALKAAFAGPKNSANQPLYHPWPWDPGIAAGGWRAWTLGTSSTSTSNALYTLLMEPTIGYEFVTPPDTTIRLSTFNFDTDPPRMDAYDSIYGNWRDTTLAGYRQRGGKLMIFHGMADPIFSATESQRWYEQLTTNNGGAANTQAFARLFQIPGMTHCSGGPATDAWDGLTALVDWVEKGQAPARVLARGTTALPNVSRPLCPYPQHARYTGTSPNDAASFTCQ is encoded by the coding sequence ATGGAGACACGACGGACGGGACGCGCCGCGCAGGCGGCGGCCCTGGCATTGCCCTTGGTGCTCGCGGCCTGCGGTGGCGGCGGCGACGACGCCGGCACCGCCACCGCGACCCAGGCCTGCGAGCGCATGGCGGCGCAGGCGTTGCCCGCCACCCGCATCACCCAGGCCACGCTGGTGGAGGCCGAGACCACCCGGCCGGCCGGCGTCACCAGCGGGCCCTTCCTGCCGCAGCACTGCATCGTGCAGGGCCTGGTCAACGAGCGCACCGGCGTCGACGGCAAGTCCTACGCCATCGGCTTCCAGCTGCGGCTGCCCACGGACTGGAACGGCCGCTTCTTCTACCAGGGCGGCGGCGGCAACGACGGCGTGGTCGCGCCCGCGATGGGCAACAACACCGGCGCCACCGGCGCGCAGGACAACGCGCTGCTGCGCGGCTTCGCGGTGGTGACCACCGACGCCGGCCACCAGGGCGCCAACCCGCTGTTCGGCCTCGACCCGCTGGCGCGGATCGACCATGCCTACAACGCCTACGACGTGACCACCCGCACCGCCAAGGCGCTGATCAACGCCCGCTACGGCCGCGCGCCGGACCGCAGCTACTTCATCGGCTGCTCGGGCGGCGGCAACCAGGGCCTGACGCTGGCGCAGCGGTTCCCGCAGCACTTCGACGGCATCATCGCCACCGCGCCGGCGATGAGCGTGGCCAAGGGCGCGTCGATCTCGGTGGCCTGGATGACGCAGCAGTTCCACGCCATCGCGCCGAAGGACGCCAACAACCTGCCCATCGTCAGCCAGGCCTTCAGCAACGCCGACCTGACGCTGGTGGCGGACACCATCAAGGCACAGTGCGACGCGCAGGACGGCCTGGCCGACGGCCTGGTGTCCCACCCCGCGGCCTGCAGCTTCGACCCCGCCGTGCTGCAGTGCGCCGGCGCCAAGACCGCCACCTGCCTGAGCGCGCCGCAGGTCACCGCGCTGAAGGCCGCCTTCGCCGGCCCGAAGAACAGCGCCAACCAGCCGCTGTACCACCCGTGGCCCTGGGACCCGGGCATCGCGGCCGGCGGCTGGCGCGCCTGGACGCTGGGCACCTCCAGCACCTCGACGTCGAACGCGCTGTACACGCTGCTGATGGAGCCGACCATCGGCTACGAGTTCGTCACCCCGCCCGACACGACGATCCGGCTGTCGACCTTCAACTTCGACACCGACCCGCCGCGCATGGACGCCTACGACTCGATCTACGGCAACTGGCGCGACACCACCCTGGCGGGCTACCGCCAGCGCGGCGGCAAGCTGATGATCTTCCACGGCATGGCCGACCCCATCTTCTCCGCCACCGAGTCGCAGCGCTGGTACGAGCAGCTCACCACCAACAACGGCGGCGCGGCCAACACCCAGGCCTTCGCGCGGCTGTTCCAGATCCCCGGCATGACGCACTGCTCGGGCGGCCCGGCCACCGACGCCTGGGACGGCCTGACCGCCCTGGTCG
- the opgC gene encoding OpgC domain-containing protein has product MATERRWEIDALRGLMLVLMTVTHLPTAVSSPLGQPFGMVSAAEGFVLLSGYMAGLVYHRRQLQRGEEAMATALWRRAWKLYLCQVALLVFLFSVVAAVGVWLHEPAVTNLLNYYLDRPWHALAASLALLYNPPMLDILPLYVVFMIGSPLLLLHAGPRGWPVILALSLALWLAEQFGLGGWLYAGLPVTVPLTETGSFKPLAWQFVWVLGLWMGAQHAAGRPLAPRIPAWLLRAAVAWAAVGLAVRHGLGQVPADPTVALLFDKWQVAPLRLLNLLALLLIVLRWGPALVAWLPRGVPALELLGRASLPVFCAHLVAALLALALFGPPGEHGWAADAAILVLSFGLLYGVAFASAEVDRRAARAKARVSAWRAARPPLRSSAPR; this is encoded by the coding sequence ATGGCCACGGAACGGCGCTGGGAGATCGACGCGCTGCGCGGGCTGATGCTCGTGCTGATGACCGTCACCCACCTGCCGACGGCGGTGTCGTCGCCGCTGGGGCAGCCGTTCGGCATGGTGTCGGCGGCCGAGGGCTTCGTGCTGCTGTCGGGCTACATGGCCGGGCTGGTCTACCACCGCCGGCAACTGCAGCGCGGCGAGGAGGCGATGGCGACGGCGCTGTGGCGCCGGGCCTGGAAACTCTACCTGTGCCAGGTGGCGCTGCTGGTGTTCCTGTTCAGCGTGGTCGCCGCCGTGGGCGTCTGGCTGCACGAGCCGGCGGTCACCAACCTGCTCAACTACTACCTCGACCGGCCGTGGCATGCGCTGGCCGCCAGCCTGGCGCTGCTCTACAACCCGCCGATGCTGGACATCCTGCCACTGTACGTGGTGTTCATGATCGGCAGCCCGCTGCTGCTGCTGCATGCCGGGCCGCGCGGCTGGCCGGTGATCCTGGCCCTCAGCCTGGCGCTGTGGCTGGCCGAGCAGTTCGGCCTCGGCGGCTGGCTGTACGCGGGCCTGCCGGTGACGGTGCCGCTGACCGAGACCGGCTCCTTCAAGCCGCTGGCCTGGCAGTTCGTCTGGGTGCTGGGGCTGTGGATGGGCGCGCAGCACGCCGCCGGGCGGCCGCTGGCGCCGCGCATCCCGGCCTGGCTGCTGCGCGCGGCCGTGGCCTGGGCGGCGGTCGGGCTGGCGGTGCGGCACGGGCTCGGCCAGGTGCCGGCCGACCCCACGGTGGCGCTGCTGTTCGACAAGTGGCAGGTGGCGCCGCTGCGGCTGCTCAACCTGCTGGCGCTGCTGCTCATCGTGCTGCGCTGGGGGCCGGCGCTGGTGGCGTGGCTGCCGCGCGGCGTGCCGGCGCTGGAACTGCTCGGCCGCGCCTCGCTGCCGGTGTTCTGCGCCCACCTGGTCGCCGCGCTGCTGGCGCTGGCGCTGTTCGGCCCGCCCGGCGAGCACGGCTGGGCGGCCGACGCCGCCATCCTGGTCCTCAGCTTCGGCCTGCTCTATGGCGTGGCCTTCGCCAGCGCCGAGGTCGACCGCCGGGCGGCTAGGGCGAAAGCGCGCGTGTCGGCGTGGCGGGCGGCCCGGCCGCCGCTGCGCTCAAGTGCGCCGCGATGA
- a CDS encoding SGNH/GDSL hydrolase family protein yields the protein MRLHRLLPTALAALLALAATLAHAQTVAPAPRGPWQDTLDAFAAADRASQPKPGGVLFVGSSSIRLWDGLEQQFDASHQVLKRGFGGSRLADCADLLDKLVLPYAPRLVVVYAGDNDIAAGAKPEDVLVSFQRFVTGVRSALPATDIAFLSIKPSPAREALLPTMHAANALIERWAATQQRVAYLDVYSRMLDAQGRPRRELFAADRLHLNRDGYALWREVIAAHLSAAAAGPPATPTRALSP from the coding sequence ATGCGCCTTCATCGCCTGCTGCCCACCGCCCTCGCCGCGCTGCTGGCGCTGGCCGCCACGCTGGCCCACGCCCAGACCGTCGCCCCCGCGCCGCGCGGGCCCTGGCAGGACACGCTCGACGCCTTCGCCGCCGCCGACCGCGCCAGCCAGCCCAAGCCCGGCGGCGTGCTGTTCGTCGGCAGTTCGTCGATCCGGCTGTGGGACGGGCTGGAGCAGCAGTTCGACGCCTCGCACCAGGTGCTCAAGCGCGGCTTCGGCGGCTCCCGGCTGGCCGACTGTGCCGACCTGCTCGACAAGCTGGTGCTGCCCTATGCGCCGCGGCTGGTGGTGGTCTACGCCGGAGACAACGACATCGCCGCCGGCGCGAAACCCGAGGACGTGCTGGTCAGCTTCCAGCGCTTCGTCACCGGGGTGCGGTCCGCGCTGCCGGCCACCGACATCGCCTTCCTGTCGATCAAGCCCAGCCCCGCTCGCGAGGCGCTGCTGCCCACCATGCACGCCGCCAACGCGCTGATCGAGCGCTGGGCCGCCACGCAGCAGCGGGTGGCCTACCTCGACGTCTACTCGCGCATGCTCGACGCCCAGGGCCGGCCGCGGCGCGAGCTGTTCGCCGCCGACCGACTGCACCTGAACCGCGACGGCTACGCGCTGTGGCGCGAGGTCATCGCGGCGCACTTGAGCGCAGCGGCGGCCGGGCCGCCCGCCACGCCGACACGCGCGCTTTCGCCCTAG
- a CDS encoding SET domain-containing protein, with amino-acid sequence MGQLADRPPYQKYAVRVARSRIDGYGVFADEPIPPRLKIGEIRGETIPVAEARRRAAGQQRIMIVEVSARTAVDASQSRDPMRFTNHSCAPNARLQIRDGRIEFYALKAIAVGEEVTVDYGETHHEGRLACRCGAPGCVGRL; translated from the coding sequence ATGGGCCAACTTGCCGACCGGCCGCCGTACCAGAAGTACGCCGTGCGCGTGGCGCGCAGCCGCATCGACGGCTACGGCGTCTTCGCCGACGAGCCCATCCCGCCGCGGCTGAAGATCGGCGAGATCCGCGGCGAGACGATCCCCGTGGCGGAGGCGCGCCGCCGGGCGGCCGGCCAGCAGCGCATCATGATCGTCGAGGTGTCCGCGCGCACCGCCGTCGACGCCTCGCAGTCGCGCGACCCGATGCGCTTCACCAACCATTCGTGCGCGCCCAACGCCCGGCTGCAGATCCGCGACGGCCGCATCGAGTTCTACGCGCTCAAGGCCATCGCCGTCGGCGAGGAGGTCACCGTGGACTACGGCGAGACGCACCACGAGGGCCGGCTGGCCTGCCGCTGCGGCGCGCCGGGGTGCGTCGGCCGGCTGTAG
- the queF gene encoding preQ(1) synthase, with protein MHVFPNPAPERDYVIQFQVPEFTCHCPLTGQPDFAHFTIDMVCDRLCIELKSLKMYFWSYRNEGAFHEKVTNTILDDIVRATDPRFVRITAKWYVRGGIYTNVVAEHRKKGWMPQPVVELPKHANETGLLG; from the coding sequence CTGCACGTGTTCCCCAACCCGGCGCCGGAACGCGACTACGTGATCCAGTTCCAGGTGCCCGAGTTCACCTGCCACTGCCCGCTGACCGGCCAGCCCGACTTCGCGCACTTCACCATCGACATGGTGTGCGACCGGCTCTGCATCGAGCTGAAGAGCCTGAAGATGTACTTCTGGAGCTACCGCAACGAGGGCGCGTTCCACGAGAAGGTGACCAACACCATCCTGGACGACATCGTGCGGGCCACCGACCCGCGCTTCGTGCGCATCACCGCCAAGTGGTACGTGCGCGGCGGCATCTACACCAACGTCGTGGCCGAGCACCGCAAGAAGGGCTGGATGCCGCAGCCGGTGGTGGAACTGCCGAAGCACGCCAACGAGACCGGGCTGCTGGGCTGA
- a CDS encoding cell division protein ZipA C-terminal FtsZ-binding domain-containing protein translates to MNGDLTLWLAVVAAAVIMVLAVQGVVASRRAQPKRAADAARVEPSLGGPPPGVGAPLAEAAPVGDEAVVPDSVGDAAAALPAAPAPRRPARLDPLIDALAPLTVEQPVTGELALMHLPASRRAGTKPYAIEGLNVDTQAWEPPAPGQRYAEFQAGVQLANRHGALNEIEFSEFVQKVQGFAEAIGAFVQFPDMLDEVARARELDAFANTHDAQLAVHLKARSAAWSVGYIQQCALQRGFVPGSVPGRLVLPGAEEGAPPVLVLSFDAQAALAEDPNEAALRTLTLSLDVPQTAEAAEPFTAWQDAARHLAADMDALLVDDQGQPITLGAFAAIGRELQGLYARLAERDLAAGSVTARRVFS, encoded by the coding sequence ATGAACGGTGACCTGACGCTCTGGCTGGCGGTGGTGGCGGCCGCGGTGATCATGGTGCTGGCGGTGCAGGGGGTGGTCGCCTCGCGGCGCGCGCAGCCGAAGCGGGCCGCCGATGCGGCGCGGGTCGAGCCCTCCCTCGGTGGGCCACCGCCCGGCGTCGGCGCACCGCTCGCCGAGGCGGCACCGGTCGGCGACGAGGCGGTCGTGCCGGACAGCGTCGGTGACGCCGCCGCCGCCCTGCCCGCCGCCCCGGCCCCGCGCCGGCCGGCACGGCTCGACCCGCTGATCGACGCGCTGGCGCCGCTGACGGTGGAGCAGCCGGTCACCGGCGAGCTGGCGCTGATGCACCTGCCCGCCAGCCGCCGCGCCGGCACCAAGCCCTACGCCATCGAGGGCCTGAACGTGGACACGCAGGCCTGGGAGCCGCCCGCGCCCGGCCAGCGCTACGCCGAGTTCCAGGCCGGCGTGCAGCTGGCCAACCGGCACGGCGCGCTCAACGAGATCGAGTTCTCCGAGTTCGTGCAGAAGGTGCAGGGCTTCGCCGAGGCCATCGGCGCCTTCGTCCAGTTCCCCGACATGCTCGACGAGGTGGCCCGCGCCCGCGAGCTCGACGCCTTCGCCAACACGCACGACGCGCAGCTGGCGGTGCACCTGAAGGCGCGGTCGGCCGCCTGGTCGGTGGGCTACATCCAGCAGTGCGCGCTGCAGCGGGGCTTCGTGCCCGGCTCGGTGCCGGGCCGGCTGGTGCTGCCGGGGGCGGAGGAGGGCGCGCCGCCGGTGCTGGTGCTGTCCTTCGACGCCCAGGCCGCCCTGGCCGAGGACCCCAACGAGGCCGCCCTGCGCACGCTCACGCTGTCGCTGGACGTGCCGCAGACCGCCGAGGCCGCCGAGCCCTTCACTGCCTGGCAGGACGCCGCCCGCCACCTGGCCGCCGACATGGACGCCCTGCTCGTCGACGACCAGGGCCAGCCGATCACCCTCGGCGCCTTCGCCGCCATCGGCCGCGAACTGCAGGGCCTGTACGCCCGGCTCGCCGAACGCGACCTGGCGGCGGGCTCGGTGACGGCGAGGCGGGTGTTCAGCTGA
- the smc gene encoding chromosome segregation protein SMC yields the protein MRLNQIKLSGFKSFAEPTTFQLPGQLVGVVGPNGCGKSNIMDAVRWVLGESKASELRGESMQDVIFNGSGNRKPAGRASVELVFDNTAARAGGQWNQFTEIAVKRVLTRDGTSSYYINNQPVRRRDVQDVFLGTGLGPRAYAIIGQGTISRIIESRPEELRLFLEEAAGVSKYKERRRETEHRLKDTRENLTRVEDILRELNANLEKLEKQAEVASRFHALQAQGTTRLHQLWFLKHRDAATEEQRVKQAVLEAQTALEERTAALRHVEAELETIRQAHYAASDGLHAAQGALGEAALEVSRLEERIRYVVEGRQRAQQRLADLERQVAQWDDRHAQAADELEQLAAGMAEAEAQSEVLAAQAEEQAGQGPALEDALRAAQGRANEQRGAVGQVQQQIQLLAAESRNLDEQARALNQRHDRLSAERKGLALPDEHRLAELKHQSAEADEARAVADERLHELSEQLPQLDEQRRAKQDEAQREAAKASDITARLEALRALQAKVQTEGKLKPWLQRHGLDGLSALWTQLHIQPGWETALEAALRERLGALQVGRLETVKAFAADAPPAKLAFYTPPAAGQPPAPAKHPKLADLLRLEHPADVAGLKALLNDWLEGVYTADSLDAALAARAGLAHGELLMTREGHAVSAYAVSFHAPDSEQDGLLQRAQEIENLVLQQRGQALIADEARAAAIRAEAAYTEASGRLTGLRREAAEAQTRAHQLHVELLRLTQQAEAATGQRARLDEELAEIDAQLEAIQERRATGEARFEELDLALATTQERHAELEEDVIAAERRLADAREQLRALERQAQEAQFGARALAARRGELQRAIETAEQQRADAGRQREQLQAELATFDEATVGTGLQEALALKAEREAALAAVRNEYEDLSTKLRAADEQRMTEERALQPLRDRITQLQLEQQAASLGGAQYLEQLTTAEVDLAALAQSIEDGHVRLHGLQSEIDRINREIAALGAVNLAALDELTTSRERKTFLDAQNADLLEAITTLEGAIHKIDLETRDLLGSTFNQVNEHFGRMFPSLFGGGQAKLVMTGDEILDAGVQVMAQPPGKKNSTIHLLSGGEKALTAIALVFAIFQLNPAPFCLLDEVDAPLDDANTERYARLVTEMSASTQFLFISHNKIAMEMARQLIGVTMQEQGVSRIVAVDMDAALSMAEAA from the coding sequence ATGCGCCTGAACCAGATCAAGCTGTCCGGCTTCAAGTCCTTCGCGGAGCCGACCACCTTCCAGCTGCCCGGCCAACTGGTCGGCGTGGTGGGCCCCAACGGCTGCGGCAAGTCCAACATCATGGACGCGGTGCGCTGGGTGCTGGGCGAGAGCAAGGCCAGCGAGCTGCGCGGCGAGTCGATGCAGGACGTCATCTTCAACGGCAGCGGCAACCGCAAGCCGGCCGGCCGCGCCAGCGTGGAGCTGGTCTTCGACAACACCGCCGCCCGCGCCGGCGGCCAGTGGAACCAGTTCACCGAGATCGCGGTGAAGCGGGTGCTGACCCGCGACGGCACCAGCAGCTACTACATCAACAACCAGCCGGTGCGCCGCCGCGACGTGCAGGACGTGTTCCTCGGCACCGGCCTGGGTCCGCGGGCCTACGCCATCATCGGCCAGGGCACCATCAGCCGCATCATCGAGTCGCGGCCGGAGGAGCTGCGGCTGTTCCTCGAAGAGGCCGCCGGCGTCTCCAAGTACAAGGAGCGGCGCCGCGAGACCGAGCACCGGCTGAAGGACACGCGCGAGAACCTGACCCGCGTCGAGGACATCCTGCGCGAGCTCAACGCCAACCTCGAGAAGCTGGAGAAGCAGGCCGAGGTGGCCAGCCGCTTCCACGCCCTGCAGGCGCAGGGCACCACCAGGCTGCACCAGCTGTGGTTCCTCAAGCACCGCGACGCGGCGACGGAGGAGCAGCGCGTCAAGCAGGCCGTGCTGGAAGCGCAGACCGCGCTGGAGGAGCGCACCGCCGCGCTGCGCCATGTCGAGGCCGAGCTGGAGACCATCCGCCAGGCCCACTACGCCGCCAGCGACGGGCTGCACGCGGCGCAGGGCGCGCTGGGCGAGGCGGCGCTGGAGGTCAGCCGGCTGGAGGAGCGCATCCGCTACGTGGTCGAGGGCCGGCAGCGCGCGCAACAGCGGCTGGCCGACCTGGAGCGCCAGGTCGCCCAGTGGGACGACCGCCACGCGCAGGCCGCCGACGAACTGGAACAGCTGGCCGCCGGCATGGCGGAGGCCGAGGCCCAGTCCGAGGTGCTGGCCGCGCAGGCCGAGGAGCAGGCCGGCCAAGGGCCGGCGCTGGAGGACGCGCTGCGCGCCGCGCAGGGCCGCGCCAACGAGCAGCGCGGCGCCGTCGGCCAGGTGCAGCAGCAGATCCAGCTGCTGGCCGCCGAGTCGCGCAACCTCGACGAGCAGGCCCGCGCGCTGAACCAGCGCCACGACCGGCTGAGCGCCGAACGCAAGGGCCTGGCGCTGCCCGACGAACACCGCCTGGCCGAGCTGAAGCACCAGAGCGCCGAGGCCGACGAGGCCCGCGCCGTCGCCGACGAACGGCTGCACGAGCTGAGCGAGCAGCTGCCCCAGCTGGACGAACAGCGCCGGGCGAAGCAGGACGAGGCCCAGCGCGAAGCCGCCAAGGCCAGCGACATCACGGCCCGCCTGGAGGCGCTGCGCGCGCTGCAGGCCAAGGTGCAAACCGAGGGCAAGCTCAAGCCCTGGCTGCAGCGCCACGGCCTGGACGGTCTGTCGGCGCTGTGGACGCAGCTGCACATCCAGCCCGGCTGGGAGACGGCGCTGGAGGCCGCGCTGCGCGAGCGGCTGGGCGCTCTTCAGGTCGGCCGGCTGGAGACGGTGAAGGCCTTCGCTGCCGACGCGCCGCCGGCCAAGCTGGCCTTCTACACGCCCCCGGCGGCCGGCCAGCCGCCGGCGCCGGCCAAGCACCCCAAGCTGGCCGACCTGCTGCGGCTGGAACACCCGGCCGACGTGGCCGGCCTGAAGGCGCTGCTCAACGACTGGCTGGAAGGCGTCTACACCGCCGACAGCCTGGACGCCGCGCTGGCCGCCCGCGCCGGCCTGGCCCACGGCGAGCTGCTGATGACCCGCGAGGGCCATGCGGTCAGCGCCTATGCGGTGAGCTTCCACGCGCCCGACAGCGAGCAGGACGGCCTGCTGCAGCGCGCGCAGGAGATCGAGAACCTCGTGCTGCAGCAGCGCGGCCAGGCGCTGATCGCCGACGAGGCGCGAGCCGCGGCCATCCGCGCCGAGGCCGCCTACACCGAGGCCAGCGGCCGCCTGACCGGCCTGCGCCGCGAGGCCGCCGAGGCGCAGACCCGCGCCCACCAGCTGCACGTCGAACTGCTGCGCCTGACCCAGCAGGCCGAGGCCGCCACCGGCCAGCGCGCCCGGCTGGACGAGGAACTGGCCGAGATCGACGCGCAGCTCGAGGCGATCCAGGAGCGCCGCGCCACCGGCGAGGCCCGCTTCGAAGAGCTGGACCTGGCGCTGGCCACCACCCAGGAGCGCCACGCCGAGCTGGAGGAGGACGTCATCGCCGCCGAACGCCGGCTCGCCGACGCCCGCGAGCAGCTGCGCGCGCTGGAGCGCCAGGCGCAGGAGGCGCAGTTCGGCGCCCGCGCGCTGGCCGCCCGCCGCGGCGAACTGCAGCGGGCGATCGAGACCGCCGAGCAGCAGCGCGCCGACGCCGGCCGCCAGCGCGAGCAGCTGCAGGCCGAGCTGGCCACCTTCGACGAGGCGACGGTGGGCACCGGCCTGCAGGAGGCGCTGGCGCTGAAGGCCGAGCGCGAGGCCGCGCTGGCCGCCGTGCGCAACGAGTACGAGGACCTCAGCACCAAGCTGCGCGCCGCCGACGAGCAGCGCATGACCGAGGAGCGCGCGCTGCAGCCGCTGCGCGACCGCATCACCCAGCTGCAGCTGGAGCAGCAGGCGGCGTCGCTGGGCGGCGCGCAGTACCTGGAGCAGCTGACGACGGCCGAGGTCGACCTCGCCGCGCTGGCGCAGTCGATCGAGGACGGCCACGTGCGGCTGCACGGCCTGCAGAGCGAGATCGACCGCATCAACCGCGAGATCGCGGCGCTCGGCGCGGTGAACCTGGCCGCGCTCGACGAGCTGACGACCTCGCGCGAGCGCAAGACCTTCCTCGACGCGCAGAACGCCGACCTGCTGGAGGCCATCACCACGCTGGAAGGCGCCATCCACAAGATCGACCTGGAGACGCGCGACCTGCTGGGCAGCACCTTCAACCAGGTCAACGAGCACTTCGGCCGCATGTTCCCCAGCCTGTTCGGCGGCGGGCAGGCCAAGCTGGTGATGACCGGCGACGAGATCCTCGACGCCGGCGTGCAGGTGATGGCGCAGCCGCCGGGCAAGAAGAACTCGACCATCCACCTGCTGTCCGGCGGCGAGAAGGCGCTCACCGCCATCGCGCTGGTGTTCGCCATCTTCCAGCTCAACCCGGCGCCGTTCTGCCTGCTCGACGAGGTGGACGCGCCGCTGGACGACGCCAACACCGAGCGCTACGCCCGCCTGGTCACCGAGATGAGCGCCAGCACGCAGTTCCTCTTCATCAGCCACAACAAGATCGCCATGGAGATGGCGCGCCAGCTCATCGGCGTGACCATGCAGGAGCAGGGCGTCAGCCGCATCGTGGCGGTGGACATGGACGCGGCCCTGAGCATGGCGGAAGCCGCATGA